Part of the Janibacter alkaliphilus genome is shown below.
GGCCCCACTCCTCGCGCACCACCGCGTCGAGATCGTGCGGCACGGCGCCTCAGCCCGGGGTGACCACCGGGCTGACCTGGATGTCGTAGGCCGGCAGCGCGGTGATCAGCTCGAGCACGACGTCGAGGTCGGGCGCCTCGAGCAGGTAGAAGCCGCCCAGCTGCTCGACGGCCTCCGCGTAGGGGCCGTCGGTCACGGTGCGCGTGCCGCCGCGGGTGCGCACGACCGTCGCGGTGTCGCCCTCGCCGAGCGCCTCGCCGGCGAGGAGGGTCACCCCTTCCCGCTGCTCGCACGCCTCGTCGAAGGCCCCGAACCGCGCCATCATCTCCCCCTCCTGCTCGGGGGTGAGGTCGCTCCAGGCCGGCAGCTCGCCATCGCCCATCAGCAGCACCAGGTACTTCATGTCCGTCTCCTTCGCTCGCTCCGGCCGTGGCCGGAGGTGGTGGGCCGCGGGCGCGACCTCATCATGGTGTCGGACGGACCACCGCCGGATCGACAGCGCGCGACGAACTCTTGGGGAACGGCGGCGACCGGTGCTGCTGGGACTAGCACCCGCCGCCCGGTCCCAGCGTCGTCCGGCGGCTCGTCGCCAGGCGCGGCATCGTCGCGCCCCCGTCGTCAGGCGACGCCTGGTCGGGCGCTCCGTCGTCAGGCGCCGAGTCGGGCGACGATCTCGGCCACCGCGCTCGGCCGTCCGGCGACGCTCCACGTCGTGCCAGCGGCCTCGACCTGGAGCGCCTCGCCGCCCGCGGCGCGCACCAGCGCGGCCCCGGGGCGCCAGTCCCACTCGGCGACCGACTCCTGGGCCCATGCCCCGAGACGCCCGGCCGCCACCGCGGCCAGCTCGCACGACCCCGAGCCGAGCATGCGCACCGTGGCCGCCCCCTCGACGACGCGCAACCAGCGCTCGCGCACCCCGGTGCGGTCCATGCTCGCCGGGTGCAGGTAGGTGGCCAGCGCGACCTCGCTCAGCGGCAGATCGGCCAACGGCTCCAGCGCCCGACCGTCGAAGGTGGTGGGGTGCCCGACCCCACCGACCCAGGTCTCGTCGATGCTCGGCTGGTGCACCGCCCCCAGCGCCGTCTCGCCGTCGACGGCGAGCGCCAGCGCGCTGCACCACGTCGGCAGCCCGGAGAGGAAGTTGTACGTCCCGTCCACCGGGTCGATCACCCAGGTCCGCCCGCTGCGGGACGTGTGCCTGGCCCCCTCCTCGCCGAGGATCCCGTCGTCCGGGCGGGCGGCGAGCAGCGCGCCCGTGACGAGCTCCTCCGCCGCGTGGTCGGCGGCGGTCACCACGTCGGTGATCGACGTCTTGGTGTCGGCGGTCAGCCCCTCGGCGCGCATCCGGGCGGCGAGGGCGCCGGCGCGACGGACCAGGCGCGTGGCCAGCTCGGCATCGTTCAGGGCGGGGTCGGTGAGGTCGGGGGTGAGGGTGGGGGCGTCGCTCACGCCCTCACTCTACGAAGGGCGGCACGGGACGACGGCCGGGGCCGCCCCCTTCGCTCTCGGGACCGCCACCGCTTCGTCCACGCCCCCTTCGCCCACCCCCTCGTCAGTGAGCGCAGATCGTCGCCTCGACCACGCCCGAGGCGACGTTCTGCGCTCACTCACGGCAACCGGGTCCGTCCACCCTCCCCCTGGCGCGTGGACAGGAGCCAAGGGTCACCGGGTGAGGACGAAGCCTGCCCGGGTACTCAGCCGCGTCCACGGACCGGCCGCATGCACGGTGACCGGATCGCGCTCCTGGTCCGGCCGCCCGAGGAAGCCGAGCGCGTGCAGCCCGAAGGCGCCCCCGGACGGGACCGGGGGCACCGTGCCGGTCGCCCGCCCCCACACCCGGCGGCGCAGGTCGGCCACCGCGGCTGCGCCCGACCCGCTCGGCGCGCCCTGAGCGATCTCGGCGATCCCGGCGCGGGCAGCCTCCTCCAGGTCCGCAGCGCCGACCTGACCGACCGGCTCCCAGCCGCCGCGGGGCGGGCTCAGCGCCGCCCAGCTGGGGCTGGTCGTCATCGGCGGCACCGGCAGCTCGGTGGGCACGCTACCCGGCTCACCGGCCGCGCCGTCCCGAGCCAGCCGGTCGGTGATCGCTGCCAGCGGCACGGTGACGTCGAGGTGCGCCGGCTCGGCCAGGGCGTAGGTCCGCAGCCCGAGCACGAGCCCGTTCCCCAGCAGACCGCCGCCGGGGACGACGCACGTCCAGGCAGCGAGCACCGACCCGAGCGCCTGCAGCCGGACGTCACCGGACTCGTCCACCCCCTTCGCCCGCCGGACGTAGGTCGCCAGGTCCGCGGCGCTCTGACCGTCCTCGAGACGAAGGGCGCTCATCGCCGCCTCCGGAAGCCCACCTCGGGTCCGGTGAGGCTGCGCAGCACGTCCCGCTGCTCGCGGGGCAGCGAGCGCGGCGTGCCGCTGGCGAGGTCGACGGTGGCCAGCACGCTCTCGGCGAGGGCGTAGAGGGTGCCACCCATCGCCTCCGGGTCGCGCATCTCGTAGCCGATCGCGAAGCTCGCCCCGCCGATCCGGGTGACCCACATGTGCACCGCCAGCGGCTCGCGCCGGTAGACCAGCGGCCGGCGGTACTCGATCTCCTGGTGGGCGAGGAAGACACCGCGGCCGATGATGTCCTCGGCCCCGGCCGTCTCCCCGAACCAGTCCGCGAAGGCGACGATCCGCGCCTCCTCGAGCAGGCGCAGGTACATGACGTTGTTGATGTGGCCGTAGGAGTCCATGTCCCCCCAGCGCAGGGGCAGGTCGGCCACGTAGCTCTCCGGTGGTGCGATCACCGCCCCATCCTCGCAGCGCCGGTGCCGGCCGGGTGCCACGGCGTCGGCGAAGGGGGCGGCCGCCGCCTGTGGACGGCCGTCGGCGGCTGTCGTCGCCCTGACCTACCGTGGCGGGCATGACGAGCACGCCAGGGTCCGCCGCGCCGGTCGACGAGCACGCCCCGGGCGGTGGCGCGCCGGTGGGTGCCGGCGAGGCGCGCGCCGAGGGGGCGGACGGGCTCGCCGCGCAGGCGACGCAGGTGCTGCGCCGCCTCGTCGGACGCAAGGACGCCGACTTCCGGGACGGGCAGCTCGAGGCCATCGAGGCGCTGGTCTCCGGGGGTCGCCGGGTGCTGGTCGTCCAGCGCACCGGCTGGGGCAAGTCGGCGGTCTACTTCGTCGCCTCCCGGCTGCAGCGCGAGCGCGGCGCCGGGCCGGCTCTGATCGTCTCGCCGCTGCTGGCGCTGATGCGCGACCAGGTGGCCGCGGCGCAGCGCGCGGGGGTGCGGGCGGTGTCGATGAACTCCGCGAACGCCCAGGAGTGGGACCAGGTCCGCGCCGCCCTCGACGCCGACGAGGTGGACGTGCTGCTGGTCAGCCCCGAGCGCCTGAACAACCCGCGGTTCCGGGCCGAGCAGCTGCCCGAGCTGTCCCGGCGCTGCGGCCTGCTCGTCGTCGACGAGGCGCACTGCATCAGCGACTGGGGGCACGACTTCCGGCCCGACTACCGCCGGATCAAGGATCTGCTGGCCGAGCTGCCCGAGGGCACCCCGGTGCTGGCGACGACCGCGACCGCCAACGAGCGGGTGGTCCACGACGTCGAGGACCAGCTCGCCGCCGGGCGGGAGGGCGCCGACGTGCTCACCGTGCGGGGGCCGCTGGCCCGGGACAGCCTGCGCCTGGCCGTGCTCCCGCGCGCCGGGGTGGACCAGCACCTGGCCTGGCTGGCCAGCCACCTCGACGAGCTCACCGGCTCCGGGATCGTCTACACCCTCACCGTCGGTGCCGCCGAGGACGTCGCCGCTGCGCTCTCGAAGGCCGGGCACACGGTGGCGGCCTACACCGGGCGCTCCGACGCCGAGGAGCGCGAGCGGATGGAGGCCGCCCTACGGGACAACGAGGTCAAGGCGCTCATCGCCACCAGCGCGCTCGGGATGGGCTTCGACAAGCCCGACCTGGGATTCGTCGTCCACCTCGGGGCGCCGAGCTCGCCGGTGGCCTACTACCAGCAGGTCGGCCGCGCGGGGCGCGCCACCGAGCGGGCCGACGTGGTGCTGCTGCCCGGGCACGACGACCAGTCGATCTGGCGCCACTTCGCCTCCGCCTCGATGCCGCGCGAGGACCAGGCCGCGGCCGTGCTGCACGCGCTGGGCGAGTCGGCCCGCCCGCTGTCCACCGCCGCGCTGGAGACCATCGTCGACATCCGGCGCACCCGGCTCGAGCTGCTGCTGAAGGTGCTCGACGTCGACGGCGCGGTCAGCCGGGTGCAGGGCGGGTGGGCCGCCACCGGCCAGGAGTGGGTCTACGACGCCGAGCGCTACCAGCGGGTGGCCGAGGCTCGGGAGCGCGAGCAGCAGAGCATGCTCGACTACATCAGCACCGACGGTTGCCGGATGGCCTACCTGCAGCGGGCGCTGGACGACCCGAGCGCCGGCGACTGCGGACGCTGCGACCGGTGCGCCGGTCCGTGGATCGGCAGCGACGTCGACGAGGCGTCGCTCGAGGGTGCCCGCAGCACGCTGCAGCGGGCCGGGGTGGACCTCGACCCGCGGGCGCAGTGGCCGACCGGGATGGATCGTCTCGGGGTGCCGGTGAAGGGGAAGATCCCGGCCGAGGCGGCGATGTCGCCGGGGCGGGCGCTGGCCCGGGTGACCGACCTCGGCTGGGGGCAGCGGGTCCGTCAGCTGCTCGCCGAGGACGGCGAGGTGCCCGCACCGGTCGTCCAGGCCGTCGTCGGGGTGCTGGCCGGATGGGGCTGGCAGCAGCGTCCGGTCGGCGTCGTGAGCGTCCCGAGCCGGTCGCGCCCCGCCCTGGTCGGCTCGCTCGCCGCGCAGATCTCCCAGATCGGGCGGCTGCCGCTGCTCGGCAGCCTGGACCTCGTCGACGGCGGGCCGACCGGGAAGCCGGGCGGCAACTCGGCCTACCGGCTCGCCGGGGTGTGGGAGCGGCTGGTCGTCGGCGAGGAGCTGCGGTCCGCGCTGGCCGGGGCGAGGGGTCCGGTGCTGCTCGTCGACGACGTCGCGCACTCCCGGTGGACGCTCACCGTCGCCGCCAGGGCGCTGCGCCAGGCCGGGGCGGACGAGGTCCTGCCCTTCGCGCTCGGCCTGGACGCCTGAGCAGCCCTCCACCCCTTCTCCGCAGCTGCCGGGGCAGCTGCGCCCCCTTCTCGGCAACTGCCCGGGCAGTTGCGCCCCCTCCTTCGCAACTGCCCGGGCAGTTGCGCCCCCTTCTTGACAATTGCCCGGGCAGTTGCGCCCCTCCCTGACAATTGCCCGGGCAGTTGCGCCCCCTTCTCCGCAATTGCCCGGGCAGTTGCGCCCCCTTCTCCGCAATTGCCCGGGCAGTTGCGCCCCCTTCTTGACAATTGCCCGGGCAGTTGCGCCCCCTCCTTGACAATTACCCGGGCAGTTGCGCCCCTTCTGCAATTTGCCCGGGCAGTTGCGAGCCACCGCGCGAAGATTGCCCGGGTGAACGCGGGTCGGGTGGGTGGGGGTGGGTGGGTGGGTGGGGGTGGATCGGCTCAGGGGGCCGGGTCGGTGGCGCAGGCCGCCAGGCCCGGCGCTGGCTCGGGCCCAGCGCCGCCCTCGCGCGGACGCCCGGAGAGGTCCACCGTGACCATCGGCAGGAAGGCCTGGATCACCGGCCCGATGAGCAGCGCGTAGAGCACCGTGCCGACTCCGACCACCCCGCCGAGCAGCCAGCCCAGGGCCAGCACGGTGATCTCCAGCAGGGTGCGCACCAGCCGGATCGAGCGCCCGGTGCGCTGGGCCAGGCCGGTCATCAGTCCGTCCCGCGGCCCCGCGCCGTACTGGCTGCCGATGTAGAGCGCCCCGCCGAAGCCGTTGACGACGATGCCGCCGATCAGCAGCGCCCACCGGGCGGCCAGCCCTTCGGCGTCGTCGAGCACCGCGAGGGTGGCGTCGGTGGCCAGCCCGACGATCACCGCGTTGGCGATCGTGCCCAGCCCGGGCCACTGCCGCAGCGGGATCCACAGCAGCAGCACCGCCACGCTGGTGAGGATGATGATCGTGCCGAAGCTCAGCCCGGTGAGCCGGCGCAGCCCGTCGTGGAAGACCCCCCAGGGCTCCAGCCCGAGGTGGGCCCGCACCAGCATCCCCATCGCCACCCCGAAGAGGACCAGCCCGACGACGAGCTGGGCCAGCCGTCGCCCGGTGCGGCCGGCCCGCAGCTGCTCGAGCGGGGTCATCGGCTCGAGCGGGACGTTGCGGCGAAGGAGCGTGCGCATGGCTCCATGCTCGCCGACCGCCCCTTCCCGGCGAAGAGCCAATCGTGACAAAGTGGTTCGCATGCCCCGCAGCATCTCCCCCGGCCGGCTGGCCACCCTGCTCGACGACGCGCCCCGCCGCTCCCCCGCCTACCGCGAGGTGGCCACCGCGCTGCAGATGCTCGTCGACGACGGCCGGGTCCCAGCCGGCACCCGGCTGCCCAGCGAGCGGGTCCTGGCCGAGCAGCTCGGCGTCAGCCGGACGACGATCACGCGCGCCTACGCCCGGCTCGTCGACGCCGGCTTCGCCACCGCCCGCCACGGGTCCGGCACGGTCGCCGCCCTGCCGGACGCCGCTTCCCGGGACGGGCGGGGCGCGCTCATGCCGGCCGAGTCCACCGGCTCGGCCGACGGCGCCATCGACCTCACCTGCGCCGTGCTGCCGCCACCGGTCCAGCTGCACGCGGCCTACGAGCAGGCGCTGAGCCGCTGGTCCCCCGAGATGGGCGGCTCCGGCTACTACCCGCTCGGGGTGCCCGCGCTGCGCGAGGCGATCGCCGAGGACTACACCCGCCGGGGCCTGCCCACCCACGCCGACCAGGTGATGATCACCAGCGGGGCCATCGGCGCGCACGCCGTCGCCGCCCGGGCCCACCTCGTGCCGGGCGAGCGGCTGCTGCTGGACAGCCCGGTCTACCCCAACTCCCTCGCCTCGCTGCGTGCCCACGGGCTGCGGCCGGTGGCCGTGCCGCTGGACGACGACGGCTGGGACCTCGACACCTGGGCCTCGGCGGCGCGCGCCGGCGCCCGCGCGGCGCTGCTGCTGCCCGACTTCCACAACCCCACCGGCCTGCTGATGAGCGACGACGAGCGCGCCCGGCTGAGCCACATCCTGCGCCGGCAGCGGGCCCTCGCCCTGGTCGACGAGACCCTCGCCGGCACCGCCCTCACCGGCCCGGCCGCCGACGGCGGCATGCCCGCCCCCTTCGGCGCCCACCACCACCGCACGGTGATGATCGGCGGCGCCAGCAAGAGCCACTGGAGCGGGCTGCGGATCGGCTGGCTCCGCGCCCCCGCCGAGCTCATGGGCCCCCTGGTCGCCGCCCGCACCACCCTCGATCTGGGCTCGGCCGTGCTCGAGCAGCTCGCCCTGCTGGAGCTCATGGCGCACGAGGACGAGATCGCCACCACGCACCGCGAGGCCGCCACCGCGCGCCGCGACGTGCTAGCCGCCGAGCTGCGCTCCCACCTCCCGAGCTGGCGCTTCCGCATCCCCGACGGTGGGCTGAGCCTGTGGGTGGAGCTGCCCGAGCCGGTCTCCACCGCCTTCGTCGTGGCCGCGGAGGCCCGCCGGGTGCTGCTCGCGCCGGGACCACGCTTCGCCGCCGAGTCCGGTCTGGAGCGCCGGCTGCGCATCCCCTTCACCGCCCCGGAGGCCACCCTGCGCGAGGCGGTCCGCCGGATGGCGGCCGCCTGGGAGGCCCTGGACCGCCGGGCGATGCCGCGGCGTGACCCGGCCCGGCCGCTGATCGCCTAGTCTCCCCGTGGGAGGCACCACCGAGACGGGCGCACCAGACGGCACGACGGGAGAAGGTAGTCACGTGAGCGAGCAGAGCGGTCTCACCGCGCAGCAGGAGGCCTCCCTGGCGGACCTGCTGGCCATCCTGCGGCTGGAGCCGCTGGGCAGCGCGCAGATCCGGATCGACGGTGTCGACGGCGAGGAGGCGGTCGCAGTCAGCAGCGGCGCCGCGGACGTCTTCATCGGGCAGAGCATCAAGCAGCCGCACAACCGGGTCTTCGGCGGTCAGGTGCTGGCGCAGGCGCTGATGGCCACCAGCCTCACCGTCCGGGACGAGCACGAGGGGCGGCTGCCGCACTCGCTGCACGCCTACTTCATGCGCCCCGGCGACGACACCCTGCCGATCCGCTTCGCCGTGGAGCGGATGCGGGACGGCCGGTCCTTCTCCACCCGCCGGGTGCACGCGATCCAGCACGGCAAGCCGATCCTCTCGCTCACCGCCTCCTTCCAGGACCCGGCCGGCGGGCTGGACCACCATGCCGAGATGCCCGAGGTCACCGCACCGGCAGAGCTGCCGTCGCTCTCCGACCTCTTCGCGACCATCGACCACCCGCGGGCGCAGCACCTGGCTGCGCGGCCGGCGGACCACCGCTACGTCGAGGGGCACATCGCCTTCGAGCCGTCTACCGAGCCGACCGCGGTGCAGCACGTGTGGATGCGGGCGATCGGCGAGATCGACGACGACCCCTACGTGCGGGCCGCGGTGCTGGCGTACATGTCCGACTACTCGCTGCTGGAGCCGGTGCTGCGTCGGCACGGGCGCACCTGGACCGACCGGGCGATGAGCGTGGCCAGCCTGGACCACACGATGTGGTTCCACCGCCCCTTCGACCCCTCGGCCTGGCTGCTCTACGCCCAGGAGTCGCCCTCGGCGCAGGGCGGGCGTGGGCTGGGCATCGGCAAGGTCTTCAGCGAGGACGGCACCCTCGTCGCCACCATCGCTCAGGAGGGCATGGTCCGGGTCCCGGCGGGGTCGGACGGCGCCTGAGCGGAGCGGCGCCCGCCCTTCCGGACGCGCTGCCGGCCCTCAGGACCAGCGCCTGGTGGGACCAGCGCTCAGCCGTCGTCGCGGGCGTGCCGCAGCACCATGACCGCGCGGGAGTGGATCTCCACCTCGGCGCCGGCCGCGACGCGCGTGGACCCGTCGGCGACCGTTTCGCTGACCGTGTCCACCTCCACGCTCCACTCCTGCCCGTAGTTCGCCGGGGGCAGGGTGAAGGTGGCCGCCTCGCTGCCACCGTTGAAGAGCATGAGGAAGTCGTCGTCGACGACCCGGCGACCCCGCTCGTCCGGCTCCGGGATCGCCTGCCCGTTGAGGTAGACCATGAGCGAGTCCGCGGACCCCTCGCCCCACATGCCGTCCTGCATGTGGGTGGCGTCCGGCCGGAACCACTCGATGTCGCCCATCTCGGACTCGCCGCCGTGGTCGGCGCGGCCGGCGAAGAAGCGCCGCCGCCGGAAGACCGGGTGGTCGTTGCGCAGCGCCACCACCGAGCGGGTGAAGGCGAGCAGCCCGCGCTCCTGCTCGTCGAGCTCCCAGTCCACCCAGGCGATCTCGTTGTCCTGGCAGTAGACGTTGTTGTTGCCCTCCTGGGTGCGCGAGATCTCGTCGCCGTGGGCGAGCATCGGCACGCCCTGGGAGAGCATGAGGGTGGCCAGGATGTTGCGCTGCTGCCGGGCGCGCAGCGCGTTGATCTCCGGGTCGTCGGTGGGCCCCTCGACGCCGCAGTTCCACGAGCGGTTGTGGCTCTCGCCGTCCTGGTTGTTCTCGCCGTTGGCCTCGTTGTGCTTCTCGTTGTAGGAGACGAGGTCGCGCAGGGTGAAGCCGTCGTGGGCGATGACGAAGTTGATCGAGGCGAAGGGGCGCCGCCCGGAGTGCTCGTAGAGGTCCGAGCTGCCGGTGAGCCGTGAGGCGAACTCGCCGAGGTCGGCGCCCTGCCCGCGCCAGTAGTCCCGCACCGTGTCGCGGTACTTGCCGTTCCACTCCGTCCACAGCGGCGGGAAGTTGCCGACCTGGTAGCCGCCGTCGCCGACGTCCCAGGGCTCGGCGATGAGCTTGACCTGGCTGATCACCGGGTCCTGCTGGATGAGGTCGAAGAAGGCGGAGAGCTTGTCCACCTCGTGGAACTGCCGGGCCAGGGTGGCGGCGAGGTCGAAGCGGAAGCCGTCGACGTGCATCTCGGTGACCCAGTAGCGCAGGCTGTCCATGATCAGCTGCAGCACGTGGGGGCTGCGCATGAGCAGGCTGTTGCCGGTGCCGGTGGTGTCGTAGTAGTAGCGCTTGTCCTCGTCGACCAGCCGGTAGTACGAGGCGTTGTCGATGCCGCGGAAGGCGAGCGTCGGGCCGAGGTAGTTGCCCTCGGCGGTGTGGTTGTAGACGACGTCGAGGATGACCTCGATGTCCGCGGCGTGCAGCGCCTTGACCATCGTCTTGAACTCGGCGACCTGCTCGCCGCGCTGCCCCGCGGCGTAGCCGTTGTGCGGGGCGAGGAAGCCGATCGTGTTGTAGCCCCAGTAGTTGCGCAGGCCCTGGTCCTGCAGCGAGGGGTCCTGGACGAACTGGTGCACCGGCAGCAGCTCGATCGCGGTGATCCCCAGCTCGGTGAGGTAGTCGATGATCGCCGGGTGGGCGATCGCCGCGTAGGTCCCGCGGATCTCCTCGGGCACCTCCGGGTGGGTCATCGTCAGACCCTTGACGTGCGCTTCGTAGATGACGCTGTCGTGGTACTCGTGCCGCGGCGGCCGGTCGTGGCCCCAGTCGAAGAAGGGGTTGATGACCACCGAGTACATCGTCTTGGCCAGGCTGTCCTCCTGGCTGCGCCTGCTCTTGTCGGCGAAGTCGTAGGAGTAGAGCGACTGGTCGTTGGTGATCTGCCCCTCGATCGCCTTGGCGTAGGGGTCCAGCAGCAGCTTGCTGGCGTCGAAGCGGTGCCCCTCGCTGGGCTTCCACGGGCCGTGCACGCGGTAGCCGTAGCGCTGACCGGGCTGGATCCCGGCGATGTAGCCGTGCCAGACGAAGGCGTCCACCTCGGTGAGGTCGTGGCGGGTCTCGCCGCCGTCATCGTCGATGAGGCAGAGCTCGACCCGGTCGGCGACCTCGGAGAAGAGGGCGAAGTTGACGCCGCTGCCGTCGTAGGTGGCCCCCAGGGGGTAGGGCTGGCCGGGCCAGATCTCCACGGAACTCCTCGTTCGCTCTCGCATCAGGGCGACCGAGACAGGGGTGAGCGCTCCCGCTCGGCGGAGGCCAACTCTACGTGCTGCGGCTTCGGACCCGAGAATCGTCAACGGGCGCAGCGGCGCCCGGCGACGGGGCGGCAGGTCCGCCTCGGCCGGCTCAGCCGGGGCGCGGCGCCCCCGGGCGGGCGTAGCGCCACCAGGTGATGGCGACGCACATCACGGCCCAGGCGACACCGATCCCGTAGAAGGCGACCGCCCCCACCGCGGTCACCCCGACACCGAAGAAGAAGGGACCGAAGGCGGCGATGGCCGCCGTCCAGCCGATCACCCCGCCGGCCTGGCGCCGCTCGAAGATCATCGGCATCTGCTTGAAGGTGGAGGCGTTGCCGATCCCGGAGAAGAGGAAGATCGCCAGCATCCCCCAGAGGAACTGCGTGAACCCGCTCTCCAGCGCGGCGGCGGAGGAGGTGTCCGGGGTGAGCGTGGTCATCGTGAAGGCGATGGACCCGATGAGCCCGATCCCGGAGATCAGCGTCCACACCGCGCCGCCCATCCGGTCGGTCAGCGGCGAGAAGACCACCCGTGCGCCGGCGCCGACCAGCGGCCCGAGGAAGACGTAGGCGACCACGTCGGGGACGTCGTAGCCGGTCACCAGCACCTGTGCCTGCGCCCCGGTGCCGGAGACGATCTCCGGGTTGGACTCGCCGTAGAGGTTGGACATGAGCAGCCCGAACTGTGCCGACAGGCCGGAGAAGGTGCCGAAGGTCATGATGTAGAGCAGCGTCATCCACCAGGTGTCCTGGTTGCCGAAGATGTCGAACTGCTTGCGGATGTTGGCCTCGACCGGCACCGAGCGCAGCATCGTCCAGGCCAGCACGGCGCCGACGAGCATCAGCGGGATCCAGACGAAGGCGGCGTTCTGGTACCAGACCTCCTCGTTGGGCGCGCCGGCGACGGCCAGCGTCTGGCTGCCGCCGAAGACCGCCAGCGCACTGATCCCGATGAGGTAGGGGGTGAGCAGCTGCACCAGGGAGACCCCGAAGTTGCCCAGGCCGGCCTGCAGCCCGAGCGCCGTGCCCTGCATGCGCCGCGGGAAGAAGTAGCTCGTGCTCGGCATGAAGCCGGAGAAGGCGCCGCCGCCGATGCCGGCGAGGAAGGCCAGCACCATGAGCTCCCAGTAGGGCGCGGTGGGCTCCTGCACCCGCACGCCCCAGCCCAGCGTGGAGAAGACCAGCAGCAGCGTGGTCAGGCTGACCATCTTGCGGGTGCCCATGATCGGCGGCAGCACCATCCAGACCAGCCGCAGCAGCCCGGCGGCCAGGCCGGGCATCGCAGCCATCCAGTACAGCTGGCTCTCGCTGAAGGTGTAGCCCAGCGCGTTGAGCTTGGGGATCACCGCGCTGGGCAGGAACCAGGCGACGAAGGCGAGGGTCAGGCAGAAGGTGGTGACCCACAGCGTGCGCCAGGCCAGGCCGGAGTCCCACGAGGCAGCGTCCTCCGGGTCCCACGACTCCAACCACTCGCGGCCGCGGGCGGCCTCCGGGGAGCTGCTCATCAGACGGTCTCCATCTCGCGCAGGTGTTCCTTTTTATTCCTCTTAAGAGACTACGAGCGGCAGGCTACACGCCCGCGTCGAGGTCGGCGACCTCTGGCATCGACATCCTGTCGGGCGATTCAGATCGCTGATAGTTCGCCGATTTTCACCACATCGGTGTTGCCGAAGTCGGGTGATCAGATGTCCGACGCGCAGTCGTAGTGAAATTCATCGTTATCTGGCACACTCCGGTGCGTGAGCACCTCTCCCCCACCCCCGCCCGACGAGGGCGTGGGTCTGCTGCGGTCCGCGGTCCGACGGGACATCGTGGACACCCTCGCCAACCTCCCCGAGGACGAGCGCGAGGAGGGGCTCAGCGCCCAGGAGCTGGCCGGGCTCGTCGGGCTGCACGTGACCACGGTCCGCTTCCACCTCGACCAGCTCGTCGACGGCCGCCTGCTCACCAGCCACCTGGCCCGCTCCCAGGGCGCCGGCCGCCCCGGCAAGAGGTACGCGGTGGCCCCCGGGAGCATCCGGGCCGCGGCCACCGAGGAG
Proteins encoded:
- a CDS encoding YciI family protein; this encodes MKYLVLLMGDGELPAWSDLTPEQEGEMMARFGAFDEACEQREGVTLLAGEALGEGDTATVVRTRGGTRTVTDGPYAEAVEQLGGFYLLEAPDLDVVLELITALPAYDIQVSPVVTPG
- a CDS encoding inositol monophosphatase family protein; translation: MSDAPTLTPDLTDPALNDAELATRLVRRAGALAARMRAEGLTADTKTSITDVVTAADHAAEELVTGALLAARPDDGILGEEGARHTSRSGRTWVIDPVDGTYNFLSGLPTWCSALALAVDGETALGAVHQPSIDETWVGGVGHPTTFDGRALEPLADLPLSEVALATYLHPASMDRTGVRERWLRVVEGAATVRMLGSGSCELAAVAAGRLGAWAQESVAEWDWRPGAALVRAAGGEALQVEAAGTTWSVAGRPSAVAEIVARLGA
- a CDS encoding acyl-CoA thioesterase — protein: MIAPPESYVADLPLRWGDMDSYGHINNVMYLRLLEEARIVAFADWFGETAGAEDIIGRGVFLAHQEIEYRRPLVYRREPLAVHMWVTRIGGASFAIGYEMRDPEAMGGTLYALAESVLATVDLASGTPRSLPREQRDVLRSLTGPEVGFRRRR
- a CDS encoding RecQ family ATP-dependent DNA helicase, with the translated sequence MTSTPGSAAPVDEHAPGGGAPVGAGEARAEGADGLAAQATQVLRRLVGRKDADFRDGQLEAIEALVSGGRRVLVVQRTGWGKSAVYFVASRLQRERGAGPALIVSPLLALMRDQVAAAQRAGVRAVSMNSANAQEWDQVRAALDADEVDVLLVSPERLNNPRFRAEQLPELSRRCGLLVVDEAHCISDWGHDFRPDYRRIKDLLAELPEGTPVLATTATANERVVHDVEDQLAAGREGADVLTVRGPLARDSLRLAVLPRAGVDQHLAWLASHLDELTGSGIVYTLTVGAAEDVAAALSKAGHTVAAYTGRSDAEERERMEAALRDNEVKALIATSALGMGFDKPDLGFVVHLGAPSSPVAYYQQVGRAGRATERADVVLLPGHDDQSIWRHFASASMPREDQAAAVLHALGESARPLSTAALETIVDIRRTRLELLLKVLDVDGAVSRVQGGWAATGQEWVYDAERYQRVAEAREREQQSMLDYISTDGCRMAYLQRALDDPSAGDCGRCDRCAGPWIGSDVDEASLEGARSTLQRAGVDLDPRAQWPTGMDRLGVPVKGKIPAEAAMSPGRALARVTDLGWGQRVRQLLAEDGEVPAPVVQAVVGVLAGWGWQQRPVGVVSVPSRSRPALVGSLAAQISQIGRLPLLGSLDLVDGGPTGKPGGNSAYRLAGVWERLVVGEELRSALAGARGPVLLVDDVAHSRWTLTVAARALRQAGADEVLPFALGLDA
- a CDS encoding YczE/YyaS/YitT family protein, which produces MRTLLRRNVPLEPMTPLEQLRAGRTGRRLAQLVVGLVLFGVAMGMLVRAHLGLEPWGVFHDGLRRLTGLSFGTIIILTSVAVLLLWIPLRQWPGLGTIANAVIVGLATDATLAVLDDAEGLAARWALLIGGIVVNGFGGALYIGSQYGAGPRDGLMTGLAQRTGRSIRLVRTLLEITVLALGWLLGGVVGVGTVLYALLIGPVIQAFLPMVTVDLSGRPREGGAGPEPAPGLAACATDPAP
- a CDS encoding PLP-dependent aminotransferase family protein yields the protein MPRSISPGRLATLLDDAPRRSPAYREVATALQMLVDDGRVPAGTRLPSERVLAEQLGVSRTTITRAYARLVDAGFATARHGSGTVAALPDAASRDGRGALMPAESTGSADGAIDLTCAVLPPPVQLHAAYEQALSRWSPEMGGSGYYPLGVPALREAIAEDYTRRGLPTHADQVMITSGAIGAHAVAARAHLVPGERLLLDSPVYPNSLASLRAHGLRPVAVPLDDDGWDLDTWASAARAGARAALLLPDFHNPTGLLMSDDERARLSHILRRQRALALVDETLAGTALTGPAADGGMPAPFGAHHHRTVMIGGASKSHWSGLRIGWLRAPAELMGPLVAARTTLDLGSAVLEQLALLELMAHEDEIATTHREAATARRDVLAAELRSHLPSWRFRIPDGGLSLWVELPEPVSTAFVVAAEARRVLLAPGPRFAAESGLERRLRIPFTAPEATLREAVRRMAAAWEALDRRAMPRRDPARPLIA
- a CDS encoding acyl-CoA thioesterase domain-containing protein, encoding MSEQSGLTAQQEASLADLLAILRLEPLGSAQIRIDGVDGEEAVAVSSGAADVFIGQSIKQPHNRVFGGQVLAQALMATSLTVRDEHEGRLPHSLHAYFMRPGDDTLPIRFAVERMRDGRSFSTRRVHAIQHGKPILSLTASFQDPAGGLDHHAEMPEVTAPAELPSLSDLFATIDHPRAQHLAARPADHRYVEGHIAFEPSTEPTAVQHVWMRAIGEIDDDPYVRAAVLAYMSDYSLLEPVLRRHGRTWTDRAMSVASLDHTMWFHRPFDPSAWLLYAQESPSAQGGRGLGIGKVFSEDGTLVATIAQEGMVRVPAGSDGA